Proteins found in one Candidatus Bathyanammoxibius amoris genomic segment:
- a CDS encoding acyl-CoA dehydrogenase family protein — MDFELTPEQKAVKEMAWRFAEGEIIPVARENDRKCRFPHEIIKKMAPLGLVGGPVPEKYGGAGLDFTSHAIITEEIGRACSSVRTTLSVQVSLVELCILNWGTEEQKQKYLPLLCRGEMIGCFALTEPGAGSDAANQSTRAVPAGDDWVLNGAKTWISNAGVADLAIVIARTGTDDREKHEGLTAFLVECKKTKGFTTRDIENKLGLRSSNTAEIFLEDCEVPGPAVLGAVGQGFKVVLSGLDNGRFSVAAGCVGISQACIDAGVKYAKERVQFDRLIGSFQLIQDMVARMVTDTEAARLLVYKAADVKNKGKRGTLETSIAKYFASEAALRAANMAVQIHGGYGYSDEFPVERYLRDARVATIYEGTSEIQKLIIGRDVLGLRAFA, encoded by the coding sequence ATGGACTTTGAACTGACTCCGGAGCAGAAGGCCGTAAAGGAAATGGCCTGGAGGTTTGCCGAGGGGGAAATCATCCCGGTCGCGAGAGAGAACGACAGGAAGTGCCGCTTCCCGCATGAGATAATAAAAAAGATGGCCCCTCTGGGTCTGGTGGGCGGCCCCGTCCCGGAGAAATACGGCGGTGCCGGGCTGGATTTCACAAGTCATGCCATAATCACCGAAGAGATTGGAAGGGCATGCTCGTCGGTAAGGACAACCCTCTCCGTGCAGGTATCACTCGTTGAGCTGTGCATCCTCAACTGGGGCACGGAGGAGCAAAAACAGAAATACCTGCCCCTGCTATGCAGGGGCGAGATGATCGGGTGCTTCGCCCTGACAGAACCCGGCGCAGGCTCGGACGCCGCCAACCAGAGCACCAGGGCTGTCCCGGCCGGAGACGATTGGGTTCTGAACGGGGCAAAGACCTGGATATCAAATGCCGGAGTCGCAGACCTTGCCATCGTTATCGCGCGAACCGGAACCGATGACAGGGAGAAACACGAGGGCCTGACGGCCTTCCTTGTCGAGTGCAAGAAGACGAAGGGATTTACCACAAGAGATATAGAGAACAAGCTCGGCCTGAGGTCTTCAAACACGGCAGAAATTTTCCTGGAAGACTGTGAAGTTCCCGGTCCCGCCGTGCTGGGAGCGGTCGGGCAGGGGTTTAAAGTGGTCCTGTCGGGACTTGATAACGGGCGCTTCAGTGTTGCGGCAGGGTGCGTGGGCATATCCCAGGCATGCATAGACGCGGGCGTCAAATACGCAAAGGAACGCGTCCAGTTCGACAGGCTCATAGGTTCTTTTCAACTGATTCAGGACATGGTCGCCCGCATGGTTACGGATACCGAGGCCGCGAGGCTCCTGGTCTATAAGGCCGCGGACGTGAAGAACAAAGGCAAGAGGGGCACCCTGGAGACGTCTATTGCAAAATACTTTGCCTCAGAGGCCGCCCTGAGGGCGGCCAATATGGCCGTGCAGATACACGGCGGCTACGGCTATTCGGACGAGTTTCCCGTGGAAAGATACCTGCGCGACGCGCGTGTGGCCACTATATACGAGGGCACCTCAGAGATACAGAAGCTAATAATAGGCAGGGACGTGCTGGGACTGAGGGCCTTTGCGTAG
- a CDS encoding diguanylate cyclase, with amino-acid sequence MEVRDHNLLETLLKSEFERAKRYDLQLSCIVVCVSGLTENIEKRGAAFLDKMLDESIALLSSMVRTSDIIAPYTKEKLLVVLPMVNTDGTSFVAQRIHRVFSQYKLPGQPENKLAVSMGISNVSDKGVNTPGDLIRCAETALAQALSQGGDAPCLWRDLA; translated from the coding sequence ACACTGCTTAAATCCGAATTCGAGCGCGCCAAGAGATACGACCTGCAACTATCTTGTATTGTGGTGTGCGTGTCTGGCCTTACTGAGAACATAGAGAAGAGAGGCGCCGCTTTCCTGGATAAAATGCTGGACGAGTCGATAGCGCTCCTCTCAAGCATGGTAAGGACATCAGACATCATTGCGCCTTACACCAAAGAAAAGTTACTTGTAGTGCTGCCCATGGTAAACACCGATGGAACCTCTTTTGTGGCACAGAGGATTCACAGGGTGTTCTCACAATACAAATTACCAGGCCAACCCGAAAATAAACTAGCCGTGAGCATGGGTATATCCAATGTCTCCGATAAGGGTGTAAATACTCCGGGAGACCTCATACGTTGTGCGGAAACCGCCCTCGCCCAGGCCCTCTCGCAGGGCGGAGACGCCCCGTGCCTGTGGAGAGATTTGGCATAA